One Serinicoccus chungangensis genomic window carries:
- a CDS encoding helix-turn-helix transcriptional regulator, with product MVNITQVPDAMAEVHDESRTRDRVRRAVGERAPVTASALAKELGLTPAAVRRHLDALDEAGLIAEHDGPVPGRRGRGRPARAYVLTALGQEQFRTSYDGVANAALHYLADRVGVAAVESFAEAQIEQLEQRLRVAVDRALADAGTDDLQTRTAALAKALSHEGYAASARPVGEGTGLAGLQLCQGHCPVREVATEFPQFCEAETKAIARILDVHVQRLATLAGGEHVCTTFVPIGALGTAPPSAEERASAPPFVIPRTPAPPDPTDHTADERT from the coding sequence ATGGTGAATATCACGCAGGTGCCCGACGCCATGGCGGAGGTGCACGACGAGTCCCGGACCCGGGACCGCGTGCGTCGCGCCGTGGGGGAGCGGGCGCCGGTGACCGCCAGCGCGCTGGCCAAGGAGCTCGGGCTGACCCCCGCTGCCGTCCGCCGCCACCTCGACGCCCTCGACGAGGCCGGGCTCATCGCCGAGCACGACGGGCCGGTGCCCGGCCGGCGGGGCCGCGGCCGACCCGCGCGGGCCTACGTCCTCACCGCCCTGGGGCAGGAGCAGTTCCGGACCAGCTACGACGGGGTGGCGAACGCCGCGCTGCACTACCTCGCCGACCGGGTCGGGGTCGCGGCGGTCGAGTCCTTCGCCGAGGCGCAGATCGAGCAGCTCGAGCAGCGGCTGCGGGTGGCCGTCGACCGTGCCCTCGCCGACGCCGGGACCGACGACCTGCAGACGCGCACGGCCGCGCTGGCCAAGGCGCTCTCCCACGAGGGGTATGCCGCCTCGGCCCGCCCCGTGGGGGAGGGCACCGGGCTCGCCGGCCTGCAGCTGTGCCAGGGCCACTGCCCGGTGCGCGAGGTGGCGACCGAGTTCCCCCAGTTCTGCGAGGCCGAGACCAAGGCCATCGCCCGCATCCTCGACGTGCACGTCCAGCGGCTGGCGACCCTGGCCGGGGGCGAGCACGTGTGCACCACCTTCGTGCCGATCGGCGCCCTCGGGACCGCACCGCCGAGTGCGGAAGAAAGAGCGAGTGCGCCGCCGTTCGTCATACCGAGGACCCCCGCACCACCAGACCCCACCGACCACACCGCCGACGAGAGGACGTGA
- a CDS encoding COX15/CtaA family protein, which translates to MTASLDRDPAPAPAAPSLVGRLLPRSPGRWLRVMALASLLANSLLVLTGGLVRLTGSGLGCPTWPRCTDASWTNTPEMGVHGVIEFGNRVLTFLLAAIAILTFLAVWRLRREHRDLFVLALLMGLGIPLQAVLGGVTVLTGLNPWVVGVHFLVSGVLIALGSLLVVRSRRASLPRAARAQRPGQVRTGRRAIRALAAVIAVSAALAVYLGTLVTGTGPHSGDSGEVARHTFDAYLVTRAHVVPVYVLVLTTGAALVSASTLGWPRVVRRMLLVLSAVLLAQGAVGYYQFFTGLPVAAVALHLVGAATLIAVTAMTVHTMYAVSAPAPARVEDAGQDVAAARERERQR; encoded by the coding sequence ATGACGGCGTCCCTCGACCGCGACCCGGCGCCGGCCCCGGCTGCGCCGTCCCTGGTGGGGCGGTTGCTGCCGCGCAGTCCCGGCCGGTGGCTCCGCGTCATGGCGCTCGCCTCGCTGCTGGCCAACTCCCTGCTGGTCCTCACCGGAGGTCTGGTGCGCCTCACCGGCAGCGGGCTGGGCTGCCCCACGTGGCCCCGCTGCACGGACGCGTCGTGGACCAACACGCCGGAGATGGGGGTGCACGGCGTCATCGAGTTCGGCAACCGCGTCCTGACCTTCCTCCTGGCCGCCATCGCGATCCTCACCTTCCTGGCCGTCTGGCGGCTCCGGCGCGAGCACCGCGACCTGTTCGTCCTCGCCCTGCTCATGGGGCTGGGCATCCCGCTGCAGGCGGTCCTCGGTGGCGTCACCGTCCTCACCGGGCTCAACCCCTGGGTCGTCGGGGTCCACTTCCTGGTCTCGGGGGTGCTCATCGCGCTGGGGTCCCTGCTGGTCGTGCGGAGCCGTCGGGCGAGCCTGCCCCGGGCGGCCCGGGCGCAGCGTCCCGGCCAGGTCCGCACCGGGCGCCGGGCCATCCGCGCGCTCGCCGCCGTCATCGCGGTGAGCGCCGCCCTCGCCGTCTACCTCGGCACCCTCGTCACCGGCACCGGCCCGCACTCCGGGGACTCCGGCGAGGTGGCGCGGCACACCTTCGACGCCTACCTCGTGACGAGGGCCCACGTCGTCCCGGTCTACGTCCTCGTGCTGACCACCGGTGCCGCCCTGGTGAGCGCCTCCACCCTGGGGTGGCCGCGGGTCGTGCGCCGGATGCTGCTCGTGCTCTCGGCCGTCCTGCTGGCCCAGGGTGCCGTCGGCTACTACCAGTTCTTCACCGGGCTGCCGGTGGCCGCGGTGGCCCTGCACCTGGTCGGCGCGGCGACCCTCATCGCGGTGACGGCGATGACCGTCCACACGATGTATGCCGTCAGCGCCCCCGCCCCCGCCCGCGTCGAGGACGCCGGGCAGGACGTGGCGGCGGCGCGCGAGCGCGAGCGGCAGCGGTGA
- a CDS encoding ATP-binding cassette domain-containing protein, which yields MSEGEARPDAVQLRDLTRSFGATTALRGLTLSARHGEVTCVLGPNGAGKTTAVEIAVGLQPPDSGEARVLGQRPYGAGAAHRDRVGVMLQDGGLPQAVTPRALLPHLARLYSRPVDVGELAGRLGIPAFERTTVRRLSGGQRQRVALAAALVGAPEVVFLDEPTAGLDPRAPRGARAAARGGRARDRHGGDDALVRGGRAAGRPGRGRRRRPGGGRGQRRRGLLRCRGRGPRGGLLRADRRGVPVTAAGAAAPRHEAPPARRVLAQARFEALGLLRHGEQLLVSVVLPVLALVALSLVSAPQLAVGRWSDAARIDVLAPGVLALTVLSTAFTGQAILLGFERRWGVLRLLGTTPLGRGGLLLAKTTAVLLVLAVQLLLIGVVAGALGWRPDVAGLLPAVVAVVLGALALVSLAACLGGALRAEAVLALANLVWVLLAGFGGTVLPAAVLPGGAVLSLLPTAALGDALRDAFVLGAWNLRALVVLLLWGLLAGWSARRLLRWSD from the coding sequence GTGAGCGAGGGCGAGGCCCGCCCGGACGCCGTCCAGCTGCGCGACCTGACCCGCAGCTTCGGGGCGACCACCGCGCTGCGGGGGCTGACGCTGTCGGCCCGCCACGGTGAGGTCACCTGCGTCCTGGGCCCCAACGGGGCCGGCAAGACGACCGCCGTCGAGATCGCCGTCGGCCTGCAGCCGCCGGACTCGGGGGAGGCGCGGGTGCTCGGGCAGCGCCCCTACGGCGCGGGGGCCGCCCACCGGGACCGCGTGGGCGTCATGCTGCAGGACGGCGGGCTGCCGCAGGCGGTCACGCCGCGCGCGCTCCTGCCGCACCTGGCCCGGCTGTACTCCCGGCCGGTCGACGTCGGGGAGCTGGCCGGACGTCTCGGCATCCCGGCGTTCGAGCGCACCACGGTCCGCCGGCTCTCCGGGGGCCAGCGGCAGCGGGTCGCCCTCGCCGCCGCGCTGGTGGGGGCGCCGGAGGTCGTCTTCCTCGACGAGCCCACCGCCGGCCTGGACCCACGCGCGCCGCGAGGTGCACGTGCTGCTGCGCGAGGTGGCCGCGCACGGGACCGCCACGGTGGTGACGACGCACTCGTTCGAGGAGGCCGAGCGGCTGGCCGACCGGGTCGCGGTCGTCGTCGACGGCCGGGTGGCGGCCGCGGGCAGCGTCGACGAGGTCTGCTCCGGTGCCGGGGCCGCGGGCCTCGAGGAGGCCTACTTCGCGCTGACCGACGGGGTGTCCCGGTGACGGCCGCCGGCGCGGCCGCCCCGCGGCACGAGGCACCCCCCGCCCGTCGGGTCCTGGCGCAGGCGAGGTTCGAGGCGCTCGGGCTGCTGCGCCACGGCGAGCAGCTGCTGGTCTCGGTCGTGCTCCCCGTGCTCGCCCTCGTCGCGCTCAGCCTCGTGAGCGCCCCCCAGCTGGCGGTCGGACGGTGGTCCGACGCCGCCCGCATCGACGTCCTCGCCCCCGGGGTCCTCGCCCTCACCGTGCTGTCCACCGCCTTCACCGGCCAGGCCATCCTGCTGGGGTTCGAGCGCCGCTGGGGCGTCCTGCGGCTGCTGGGCACGACCCCGCTCGGCCGCGGTGGCCTGCTCCTCGCGAAGACGACGGCCGTCCTCCTGGTGCTGGCCGTGCAGCTCCTGCTCATCGGTGTGGTCGCGGGCGCCCTCGGCTGGCGCCCGGACGTGGCCGGTCTGCTGCCGGCGGTGGTCGCCGTCGTCCTGGGCGCGCTGGCCCTGGTGTCGCTCGCCGCCTGCCTGGGCGGGGCGCTGCGGGCCGAGGCGGTCCTCGCGCTGGCCAACCTGGTGTGGGTGCTGCTGGCCGGGTTCGGCGGGACCGTCCTCCCGGCGGCCGTCCTCCCGGGCGGGGCCGTGCTCTCCCTGCTCCCGACCGCGGCCCTCGGGGACGCCCTGCGCGACGCCTTCGTGCTGGGCGCCTGGAACCTCCGCGCGCTCGTGGTCCTGCTGCTCTGGGGTCTGCTCGCGGGGTGGTCCGCGCGCCGGCTCCTGCGCTGGTCGGACTGA